One window of the Anopheles cruzii chromosome 2, idAnoCruzAS_RS32_06, whole genome shotgun sequence genome contains the following:
- the LOC128269279 gene encoding novel acetylcholine receptor chaperone, translated as MSSLVLRSLSILLGLFFIFIGIMKISPHISKDLHRDLRKNYVKYAKVFPLSTLLEFKIPSKWYRRSVGGLEVLCGLAMVLIPSHKVKNAANITLLMLMFLAVYSHYMVSDPFERSGPALVFTFMLIGRLVIWFQASRREAALAAAGQPTANGLKQE; from the exons ATGTCCTCGCTGGTGCTGAGGAGCCTCTCGATACTGCTCGGGTTgttcttcatcttcatcggcATCATGAAAATATCGCCCCACATCAGCAAGGATCTGCACCGGGACTTG CGAAAGAACTACGTGAAGTACGCGAAAGTATTTCCCCTCTCGACGCTGCTGGAGTTTAAAATACCCTCGAAATGGTaccgccgatcggtcggcggTCTGGAGGTGCTGTGCGGGCTGGCCATGGTGCTTATTCCCAGCC ACAAAGTAAAGAACGCTGCCAACATTacgctgctgatgctgatgttCCTGGCCGTGTACTCGCACTACATGGTGAGCGATCCGTTCGAGCGGTCCGGCCCCGCGCTGGTCTTCACCTTCATGCTCATCGGTCGGCTAGTGATATGGTTCCAG GCAAGCCGACGGGAAGCGGCTctggcggccgccggtcaGCCCACTGCCAATGGCCTGAAGCAGGAGTAA